One stretch of Oncorhynchus gorbuscha isolate QuinsamMale2020 ecotype Even-year linkage group LG21, OgorEven_v1.0, whole genome shotgun sequence DNA includes these proteins:
- the LOC124008569 gene encoding SH2 domain-containing adapter protein F-like isoform X1, translating to MAKWLKDYLNFGSRRDGPQLPRPDYTESAILRAYRAQKDLDFEDPYQSAEKPQNGGCRGTVSLHAFPAFASVLPNDAEVKVVSPKHRLIKVDSQEFSRSKIPLSPVTIHQEPVLPSAPAAVGDSDTVYSDPFDARPVPRLRADWEPNPSPHLSLGLSPITSPTLVAFSPNPILGFSLRPGDSSSYMEPFEAQRVITELQQGPERGRPGVGSGRVGIGDQLYDDPYDERTRHRHREAPPQQGREFLRDEPREVRESRLPQDDERPAEEYDQPWEWKKDNISKALAVKFEGAEWEKSLGQSDQAKLPRTSPTAPGGAANLRRPGDTPPILGERVDPCLPLERQVWYHGAVSRAEAETLLTLCKESSYLVRKSQTCPQDYSLSLRSCQGFMHMKFTRSSESRYVLGENSPPFSSVPEVIHYYTMHKLPIRGAEHLSLLYPVIVQTL from the exons ATGGCAAAGTGGTTAAAGGACTACCTGAACTTCGGCAGCCGTCGAGACGGCCCCCAGCTTCCGCGTCCTGACTACACAGAGAGTGCGATCCTGAGGGCCTACAGAGCCCAGAAAGACCTGGACTTTGAAGACCCCTACCAGAGCGCAGAGAAACCACAAAATGGTGGCTGCAGGGGGACAGTAAGCCTGCATGCATTTCCTGCCTTCGCTTCTGTccttcccaacgatgcagag gtgaaggtGGTGTCTCCCAAACACAGGCTGATCAAGGTGGATTCTCAGGAGTTCAGTCGCAGTAAGATCCCCCTGAGCCCCGTCACCATCCACCAGGAACCG GTGCTTCCCTCTGCTCCTGCAGCAGTAGGGGACTCCGACACTGTCTACTCGGACCCGTTTGATGCCAGACCAGTTCCACGGCTTAGAGCAGATTGGGAGCCTAACCCCAGCCCACACCTTTCCTTGGGCCTCAGCCCCATCACCAGTCCTACCCTGGTAGCCTTCAGCCCTAACCCGATCCTAGGGTTCAGTCTCCGTCCAGGGGACAGCAGCAGCTACATGGAACCCTTTGAAGCCCAGAGGGTCATCACAG AGCTCCAGCAGGGCCCAGAGCGGGGCCGACCAGGAGTGGGCAGTGGAAGGGTTGGGATCGGAGATCAACTCTATGATGACCCCTACGATGAGAGGACTCGACATCGCCACCGGGAAGCGCCACCGCAGCAGGGGAGAGAGTTCCTCAGGGACGAACCG agagaggtcagagagagcaGGCTGCCCCAGGACGATGAGAGACCAGCAGAGGAGTACGACCAGCCCTGGGAATGGAAGAAGGACAACATCTCCAAAGCTCTAGCAG TGAAGTTTGAGGGGGCGGAGTGGGAGAAGTCGTTAGGCCAGTCAGACCAGGCCAAACTACCCAGGACCAGCCCCACAGCCCCAGGGGGTGCAGCCAACCTTCGGAGGCCTGGTGACACCCCCCCTATCCTGGGTGAGAGAGTGGACCCCTGCCTGCCCCTGGAGAGACAGGT GTGGTACCACGGTGCTGTGAGTCGTGCGGAGGCAGAGACTCTACTGACGTTGTGCAAAGAGAGTTCCTACCTGGTGAGGAAGAGCCAGACCTGCCCACAagactactctctctccctcag gaGTTGTCAGGGCTTCATGCATATGAAGTTCACTCGGAGTTCAGAGAGTCGTTACGTCCTGGGAGAGAACAGTCCTCCATTCTCCTCTGTACCAGAGGTCATCCACTACTACACCATGCACAAACTACCTATCAGAGGAGCTGAACACCTGTCTCTGCTCTACCCTGTCATAGTACAGACCCTCTGA
- the LOC124008569 gene encoding SH2 domain-containing adapter protein F-like isoform X2: MAKWLKDYLNFGSRRDGPQLPRPDYTESAILRAYRAQKDLDFEDPYQSAEKPQNGGCRGTVKVVSPKHRLIKVDSQEFSRSKIPLSPVTIHQEPVLPSAPAAVGDSDTVYSDPFDARPVPRLRADWEPNPSPHLSLGLSPITSPTLVAFSPNPILGFSLRPGDSSSYMEPFEAQRVITELQQGPERGRPGVGSGRVGIGDQLYDDPYDERTRHRHREAPPQQGREFLRDEPREVRESRLPQDDERPAEEYDQPWEWKKDNISKALAVKFEGAEWEKSLGQSDQAKLPRTSPTAPGGAANLRRPGDTPPILGERVDPCLPLERQVWYHGAVSRAEAETLLTLCKESSYLVRKSQTCPQDYSLSLRSCQGFMHMKFTRSSESRYVLGENSPPFSSVPEVIHYYTMHKLPIRGAEHLSLLYPVIVQTL; the protein is encoded by the exons ATGGCAAAGTGGTTAAAGGACTACCTGAACTTCGGCAGCCGTCGAGACGGCCCCCAGCTTCCGCGTCCTGACTACACAGAGAGTGCGATCCTGAGGGCCTACAGAGCCCAGAAAGACCTGGACTTTGAAGACCCCTACCAGAGCGCAGAGAAACCACAAAATGGTGGCTGCAGGGGGACA gtgaaggtGGTGTCTCCCAAACACAGGCTGATCAAGGTGGATTCTCAGGAGTTCAGTCGCAGTAAGATCCCCCTGAGCCCCGTCACCATCCACCAGGAACCG GTGCTTCCCTCTGCTCCTGCAGCAGTAGGGGACTCCGACACTGTCTACTCGGACCCGTTTGATGCCAGACCAGTTCCACGGCTTAGAGCAGATTGGGAGCCTAACCCCAGCCCACACCTTTCCTTGGGCCTCAGCCCCATCACCAGTCCTACCCTGGTAGCCTTCAGCCCTAACCCGATCCTAGGGTTCAGTCTCCGTCCAGGGGACAGCAGCAGCTACATGGAACCCTTTGAAGCCCAGAGGGTCATCACAG AGCTCCAGCAGGGCCCAGAGCGGGGCCGACCAGGAGTGGGCAGTGGAAGGGTTGGGATCGGAGATCAACTCTATGATGACCCCTACGATGAGAGGACTCGACATCGCCACCGGGAAGCGCCACCGCAGCAGGGGAGAGAGTTCCTCAGGGACGAACCG agagaggtcagagagagcaGGCTGCCCCAGGACGATGAGAGACCAGCAGAGGAGTACGACCAGCCCTGGGAATGGAAGAAGGACAACATCTCCAAAGCTCTAGCAG TGAAGTTTGAGGGGGCGGAGTGGGAGAAGTCGTTAGGCCAGTCAGACCAGGCCAAACTACCCAGGACCAGCCCCACAGCCCCAGGGGGTGCAGCCAACCTTCGGAGGCCTGGTGACACCCCCCCTATCCTGGGTGAGAGAGTGGACCCCTGCCTGCCCCTGGAGAGACAGGT GTGGTACCACGGTGCTGTGAGTCGTGCGGAGGCAGAGACTCTACTGACGTTGTGCAAAGAGAGTTCCTACCTGGTGAGGAAGAGCCAGACCTGCCCACAagactactctctctccctcag gaGTTGTCAGGGCTTCATGCATATGAAGTTCACTCGGAGTTCAGAGAGTCGTTACGTCCTGGGAGAGAACAGTCCTCCATTCTCCTCTGTACCAGAGGTCATCCACTACTACACCATGCACAAACTACCTATCAGAGGAGCTGAACACCTGTCTCTGCTCTACCCTGTCATAGTACAGACCCTCTGA